Proteins encoded together in one Lathyrus oleraceus cultivar Zhongwan6 chromosome 5, CAAS_Psat_ZW6_1.0, whole genome shotgun sequence window:
- the LOC127078626 gene encoding F-box only protein 8-like, producing MEMYPLLSASNDQVSNHIPHDIVFSILSKLSLKSLKRFECVCKPWSLLFDNPNFMNMYRNYFISKDHSFYDDISLLLHLKDEGALYSLSGDRFENIVKLDWPKLSMRNPRNNYSFDILGRVSFNGILYLRYYNNVGNRKFMLWKPTTTEFRIIESNGFSKIWFDKFQVGYDHLKDDYKMIRRTHCSSKTVLGNSSFWEIKSLNNKSSWRKIDDDYPHSDICGDEVYFDGVSHWWEKTNTNIHLVSFDFSKESFITTPVPSNTDDIFDFTSTRRRILTILNGSIAFIVNYEETNTFHISILGELGVKESWSKLFIVGPLSCLQLPIGIWKKGNILIQKKDNELAWFDISSGTIDEIGVTVKSHGKILFYKKNFPNGGIYSKFSFRLNS from the coding sequence ATGGAGATGTATCCATTGTTGTCTGCTTCAAATGATCAGGTTAGCAACCATATACCCCATGATATTGTCTTCTCTATTCTCTCTAAACTCTCTCTCAAATCTTTGAAGCGATTTGAATGCGTATGCAAACCATGGTCACTCTTATTTGATAACCCTAATTTCATGAATATGTATCGCAACTATTTCATATCCAAGGATCATTCTTTTTACGATGATATATCTCTTCTCCTACATCTCAAAGACGAAGGTGCATTGTACTCTCTTTCTGGTGACAGATTTGAGAATATAGTTAAATTAGATTGGCCGAAGCTTTCTATGAGAAATCCAAGAAACAACTATTCTTTTGACATTTTGGGTCGAGTTAGTTTTAATGGCATTCTTTATCTCCGATATTATAACAATGTTGGTAATCGAAAATTTATGTTGTGGAAACCTACTACCACGGAATTTAGGATCATTGAATCTAATGGTTTTTCAAAGATTTGGTTTGATAAATTTCAAGTCGGTTATGATCATCTTAAAGATGACTATAAGATGATTAGGCGCACTCATTGTTCTTCTAAAACTGTCCTCGGGAATTCTTCCTTTTGGGAGATAAAAAGCCTAAACAATAAATCATCTTGGAGGAAAATTGATGACGATTATCCTCACTCGGATATATGTGGTGATGAAGTGTATTTCGATGGAGTGTCTCATTGGTGGGAAAAAACGAATACAAATATACATTTGGTGTCATTTGACTTCAGCAAAGAATCTTTCATTACAACTCCCGTGCCCTCTAACACAGATGATATTTTTGATTTTACTTCGACTAGAAGGAGAATATTGACGATATTGAATGGATCTATTGCTTTTATAGTAAATTATGAAGAGACAAATACATTTCATATTTCAATTTTGGGTGAACTCGGTGTAAAAGAATCATGGAGTAAGCTCTTTATTGTTGGGCCTTTATCTTGCCTTCAGTTGCCAATtggaatatggaagaaaggaaATATATTGATCCAAAAGAAAGACAACGAACTAGCTTGGTTTGACATAAGTTCTGGGACTATTGATGAGATTGGTGTTACAGTCAAATCTCATGGCAAGATATTATTCTATAAAAAAAACTTTCCAAATGGTGGAATTTATAGTAAATTTTCTTTCAGATTAAATAGCTGA